TGGACAAATTTCGCTTTGTGGATTTTGCTAGAAGAAGAAAAGCTTAAAAAAATATCCGAACTATAGAGAGATCGCATTTGAAGGCCTTTCATCCATTGTCGCAAACAAACGGCAATTAGCCAATCTCATCAAATATAGTTCGGATTTTTTTATCTTATTTTACTTTATTACTTCGCGTATTCCGTCGCTCGTGTTTCTCTTATAACAGTAACTTTGATATTTCCTGGATAATTTAATTCATTTTCAATTTTCTTACGAATATCTCGGACTAAACGAATTGCATCCATATCCGAAATTTCTTTGGGTTTAACCATTACACGTATTTCACGTCCTGCTTGTACAGCAAAACTGTAAGAAACACCTTCAAAACTATTGGAAATATTTTCCAAGTTTTCTAACCGACGAATATAATTTTCTAATGACTCACTTCGTGCTCCTGGTCTAGCTGCAGAAAGCGCATCCGCAGCAGCGACTAAAACAGACGTAACTGACGTAGCTTCTGTATCTCCGTGATGAGAAGCAATGGCATTAACCACCACAGGATCTTCCCCATATTTAGCGGCCAGCTCAGCTCCAATCTGTACGTGAGAACCTTCCACTTCATGGTCTATTGCCTTTCCTATATCATGCAAAAGGCCTGCGCGTTTAGCCAATTGCGCATCTTCGCCTACTTCAGCAGCTAACACTCCAGTTAATTTTGCTACTTCAATAGAATGTTGCAAAACATTTTGACCATAACTCGTTCGAAAATGCATCCGTCCTAATGTTTTAATCAGATCTGGATGTATGCTATGTATTCCAATATCAAATACTGCTTGTTCCCCGTATTCGCGAATACGTCCATCCATTTCTTTGCGAGCTTTTTCAACCATTTCTTCTATACGAGCAGGGTGAATGCGCCCATCTTGAATCAATTTTTCTAACGCCATACGCGCTGTTTCACGCCGGATTGGATCAAAGCCGGACAATACTACCGCTTCTGGCGTATCATCAATAATCAAATCAATACCTGTCAATGTTTCAAGAGTACGAATATTACGTCCTTCACGACCAATAATTCGTCCCTTCATTTCATCATTTGGTAGAGTAACCACAGAAGCAGTCGTTTCAGAAACTTGATCAGCAGCACTGCTTTGGATAGCCAACGATAATATATTTTTAGCTTTACGATCAGCTTCATCTTTAGCTCGTTGCTCTGATTCTTTCACCATAACTGTTAATTCATGGTCCAACTCTTCTTCTGTTGATTTCATTATCATTTCTTTTGCATCTTCTTTTGACAACGCGGCGATTCTTTCTAATTCGCTTTGTTGTTGTTGAATAGTTGCTTCAACCTCTTTTTCTCGCTCGTCAATTAATTGTTGTTTCTCATTGGCGTTATTTTCTTTGTCCGTCAATGATTGTTCACGTTTCTCCAAAGAATCATCTTTTCGATCAAGTAATTGTTCTCTTTGCAGTAAGCGATTTTCTTGCGATTTTAATTCACGTTTATTTTCTTTCAACTCACTTTCAATTTCTGACCGGTATTGCTGATTTTCTTCCTTAGCTTCTAACAACGTTTCTTTTTTCAGAGTTTCTGCTTCTTTTCTAGCATCTGATAAAATACTTTCAGCGCTTTGCTTAGCGCCTTCTATATCTTTTTGATGACGATATTTTGTGAAAAAAACTCCGCATAAAAGTCCGACAATTAAACCGATGATAGCGAGGAGAATGTTAAGCCCCATTGGTAAATCACCTCCATACTATCTTTTTAGTCTTGTATTTTGTAGTTTTTTGATAAACAATATTTCTAATAAATTACCAATATGCCTACTTGCATATGTGTGTAGTTCACACAATTTTATTCTAATGTTTGTGGGAAAGAGTGTCAACTTAAAAAATAAAAGGTGTTGACTAAGTATTATTTTAAATTAGTTATTTCTAAAAAAAAAGACGCTCTTTGTAATAACGAGCGATATCACAAAAAGCATCTTTTATTTATTATTTACGATTTTTCTTCTAATGGAAGCTCTTCTTGTTCCTCACTTGTTTCAGAATCCTCGTTTTCTTCTCCAATACCATAAGCATTGCGAACACGTGTTGATATTTCGGCAACCATCTCAGGACGTTCGTTCATATATTTTTTTACATTTTCTCGCCCTTGTCCGATTCTATCTTCTTTATAAGAATACCAAGCACCACTTTTATCAATGATCTCTTTTTCTACAGCCATATCCAGTAATTCACCAACTTGTGAAATACCTTCGCCATACATAATATCCACTTCTGCTCTTTTGAATGGAGGCGCAACCTTGTTTTTTACAACTTTAAGTTTCGCACGGTTTCCAATAATGTCCGTTCCTGATTTTAACTGTTCAGCACGACGAACTTCTAACCGAACTGTAGAATAAAATTTCAAAGCACGTCCACCGGGAGTCGTTTCTGGGCTCCCAAACATAACGCCGACTTTTTCACGAATTTGGTTAATAAATAAAGCAATCGTTTTTGTTTTATTAATCGAACCGGATAATTTACGTAGAGCTTGAGACATCAAACGTGCTTGTAAGCCAACGTGAGTATCACCCATTTCGCCATCAATTTCTGCTCTGGGAACTAAAGCCGCCACAGAATCAACAACAACAATATCAACGGCACCACTTGAAACTAATGCATCAGCAATTTCTAAACCTTGTTCGCCAGTGTCAGGTTGTGATAATAATAATTCATCAATATCAACGCCTAAATGTTCGGCGTATTGTGGATCTAGCGCATTTTCTGCGTCAATAAAAGCAGCTGTGCCACCTTGTTTTTGAACTTCAGCCACAGCATGAAGGGCAACGGTCGTTTTCCCAGAACTTTCAGGACCGTATACTTCGACAATTCTGCCTCTTGGGTAACCACCGACTCCTAATGCCACATCTAATGCTAGAGAACCACTAGGAATAGTTGAAATTTGTTGATCTGCTTTTTCGCCTAATTTCATAATCGAGCCTTTACCAAAATTCTTCTCAATTTTTTTTAATGCAGTATCTAGTGCTGCTTTACGGTCATCTGCCAATTAAGATAAACCTCCTTATATTGTTAAAAACTACTTATTTACTCATCTAATCGTATACCTATCATAGTCTTTTTTTTTTAAAAAAGCAAGGAAAAAGCGAACAAATATTCGTATTTATTTTATTAACTTTCTTCGTAATAAATCTAAGCCGGTCATTACTGCGCTATTACGTATATAGTTTCGGTCACGATTAAAATGATACAAGTGACTTTCTACATGATTCTTAGTTGCTATTGCGATCCAAACCGTACCTGCTTTTTGTCCTTCCAAAGAATCAGGTCCTGCAACCCCTGTAAATGAAAGAGCAAAATCACTTCCCGCAAGCTTTTGGGCTTGTTGTGCCATCGCTTCTGCACATTCTTTACTAACTGTTCCATATTTTTTTAAAAGCGTCGCATCAATTTCAAGAAATTGGGCTTTCGTTTCCTCTGAATATGTTACAAACCCGCCTGGATAAACTGCAGAAGCGCCAGGAATGCTCCCTAACAGCGCTTGGAAGCTCCCAGCTGTTAAGCTTTCTGCTGCACTTACTGTTTGCCGATTTTCTTTCAATAAACGAACTACTACTTGCGCTAAGGAGTTATTTTCTCCATATCCATAGAAAAAGTCACCCACCCGACTTAATATTTCTTTTTCTAATTGGTCAAGTTTTTGTTTGCCTTCAGATTCATCTAATGTGTTCACAGTTAAACGTAAAGTAACTTCATTAGGTTTTGCATAGGAGGCCAGTGTTGGGTTTGTCTGTTGTTTAATCAAATCAGCTAATTTAGTGACAAGTTCTGATTCTCCAATACCATAAAAACGTAAAACTCGTGAAATCAATTGTTCATCTTGTTGAAAATGACGTTTTAACAAAGGAATCGCTTCGTTGAAAAACATCGGTTTTAGCTCATTAGGTGGACCTGGTAATAAGAGATAAGAAGGGCCATTTTCAGATTGATAGAAAATGCCTACAGCTAAGCCTGTACTATTTTGTAAAGATTCACCATCTTTAAAAACTAGGGCTTGTAGACGGTTATTTTCTGTCATTGGACGTTCTCTTTTTTCAAAAAAGGCTAATAAATTTTGATATCCCCTTTCATCAAATACTAGTTCTTCTTTGACATGCTCAGCAGTTACTTGTTTGGTCAAGTCATCATCTGTTGGACCTAAGCCGCCACATAAAACAATTAAATCACTTCGTTGATCGGCTAAATTCAGCACTTCTTCCAAACGTTTTGGATTATCTCCAACCACACTTTGGTAATAAACTTCCATACCTAAGCCTGCTAGTTCTTCTGCTAAAAATGTCGTGTTAGTATTGTTAATTTGTCCTAATAAAATTTCTGTACCTACTGCTATGATTTCTGCTTTCATTTTCCTCGCTCCTACTAATAAATACGCAAAAAAATCTCATTTCCATTTTAAAATAAATAAATTTTTTTCTCGAATTTTATGGTTGAAAAAAACGAATGGACAGCAAACGTATCATTAACGGCCGCCCACTCGTTTTTAATTACATTGAACCTTTAAATACACCAGCATTTTTGACAAAGTAATCCACTCCTGAATACAGAGTGAAAAATAAACAAATATACAATAAAATTTGTCCTATAGGAAGAGAGATGAAGTTAAAAGGCACATTATTAATATATAAAAAGATAATAGCAAACATCTGTGTAGCTGTTTTAATTTTTCCTGGCCATGCTGCTGCCATCACACTGCCATTTTGTTCCACAATTAATAAACGTAAACCCGTAATCGCTAATTCACGACATACGATAATAGCCACAATCCAGCCAGGGGCTTTGCCTAACTCAGCTAATAAAATAAAAGCTGTCATAACTAG
This region of Tetragenococcus osmophilus genomic DNA includes:
- the rny gene encoding ribonuclease Y, which gives rise to MGLNILLAIIGLIVGLLCGVFFTKYRHQKDIEGAKQSAESILSDARKEAETLKKETLLEAKEENQQYRSEIESELKENKRELKSQENRLLQREQLLDRKDDSLEKREQSLTDKENNANEKQQLIDEREKEVEATIQQQQSELERIAALSKEDAKEMIMKSTEEELDHELTVMVKESEQRAKDEADRKAKNILSLAIQSSAADQVSETTASVVTLPNDEMKGRIIGREGRNIRTLETLTGIDLIIDDTPEAVVLSGFDPIRRETARMALEKLIQDGRIHPARIEEMVEKARKEMDGRIREYGEQAVFDIGIHSIHPDLIKTLGRMHFRTSYGQNVLQHSIEVAKLTGVLAAEVGEDAQLAKRAGLLHDIGKAIDHEVEGSHVQIGAELAAKYGEDPVVVNAIASHHGDTEATSVTSVLVAAADALSAARPGARSESLENYIRRLENLENISNSFEGVSYSFAVQAGREIRVMVKPKEISDMDAIRLVRDIRKKIENELNYPGNIKVTVIRETRATEYAK
- the recA gene encoding recombinase RecA gives rise to the protein MADDRKAALDTALKKIEKNFGKGSIMKLGEKADQQISTIPSGSLALDVALGVGGYPRGRIVEVYGPESSGKTTVALHAVAEVQKQGGTAAFIDAENALDPQYAEHLGVDIDELLLSQPDTGEQGLEIADALVSSGAVDIVVVDSVAALVPRAEIDGEMGDTHVGLQARLMSQALRKLSGSINKTKTIALFINQIREKVGVMFGSPETTPGGRALKFYSTVRLEVRRAEQLKSGTDIIGNRAKLKVVKNKVAPPFKRAEVDIMYGEGISQVGELLDMAVEKEIIDKSGAWYSYKEDRIGQGRENVKKYMNERPEMVAEISTRVRNAYGIGEENEDSETSEEQEELPLEEKS
- a CDS encoding competence/damage-inducible protein A; amino-acid sequence: MKAEIIAVGTEILLGQINNTNTTFLAEELAGLGMEVYYQSVVGDNPKRLEEVLNLADQRSDLIVLCGGLGPTDDDLTKQVTAEHVKEELVFDERGYQNLLAFFEKRERPMTENNRLQALVFKDGESLQNSTGLAVGIFYQSENGPSYLLLPGPPNELKPMFFNEAIPLLKRHFQQDEQLISRVLRFYGIGESELVTKLADLIKQQTNPTLASYAKPNEVTLRLTVNTLDESEGKQKLDQLEKEILSRVGDFFYGYGENNSLAQVVVRLLKENRQTVSAAESLTAGSFQALLGSIPGASAVYPGGFVTYSEETKAQFLEIDATLLKKYGTVSKECAEAMAQQAQKLAGSDFALSFTGVAGPDSLEGQKAGTVWIAIATKNHVESHLYHFNRDRNYIRNSAVMTGLDLLRRKLIK
- the pgsA gene encoding CDP-diacylglycerol--glycerol-3-phosphate 3-phosphatidyltransferase, whose amino-acid sequence is MNLPNKLTVVRMLMIPIFMVVVVAPIDWGMLSVGDTQLAVTNLVGAVIFAVASFTDWLDGKIARNRGLVTNFGKFADPLADKMLVMTAFILLAELGKAPGWIVAIIVCRELAITGLRLLIVEQNGSVMAAAWPGKIKTATQMFAIIFLYINNVPFNFISLPIGQILLYICLFFTLYSGVDYFVKNAGVFKGSM